One Azospirillum lipoferum 4B DNA segment encodes these proteins:
- a CDS encoding ArnT family glycosyltransferase yields MTAAPLPRAALPVWAYALLALIAAALFLPGFTVLPPFDRDEARFAQASSQMLDSGNFVDIRFQDETRYKKPVGIYWLQTAATAVAEAVRGVPVGTEKLIWTYRIPSFLGAILAVLVSAWTAARLFGGPAGFIAGLMMASCVVLGVEARMAKTDAVLLATVVIGQAVLAQLYLTRRDQAPAGRAAWTAPLLFWIAAGIGVLVKGPMVLLVSGSTALVLALWDREAGWLKRLKPLAGLGIVVAIAAPWLIAIAIKSKGAFFAESVGHDMLGKVSGGQEGKGLPPGYYLGTFWVTFAPWSLLALLAVPWTWARRRLDAVRFCIAWIVPSWLVFEAVPTKLLHYTLPVFPAIAALAAAALLDNFDRSRERPRRWLTAAAVALGVIGFGALTLAVAVIPWLVGQRIDPIAVSLVPAVGGLFALAPHLLLGGERRMGLAAGVGAAALLYVGTYAAVLPNIDGVWVSRQAARAVAQVRPCADSVVASAGYSEPSLVFLLGTPTKLVHGTGAATHLLSDRACGLALVEDREAAAFLDSLGTATPLPLAELAGFNYNTGKRLHLTLYRLPAS; encoded by the coding sequence GTGACCGCAGCCCCCCTGCCGCGCGCCGCTCTGCCGGTCTGGGCCTATGCGCTGCTGGCGCTGATCGCCGCCGCATTGTTCCTGCCGGGCTTCACCGTGCTGCCGCCCTTCGACCGGGACGAGGCACGCTTCGCCCAGGCCTCCTCCCAGATGCTGGACAGCGGCAATTTCGTCGACATCCGCTTCCAGGACGAGACGCGCTACAAGAAGCCGGTCGGCATCTATTGGTTGCAGACCGCGGCGACCGCCGTGGCCGAAGCGGTGCGCGGCGTTCCGGTGGGCACCGAAAAGCTGATTTGGACCTACCGCATCCCGTCCTTCCTGGGCGCAATTCTGGCGGTGCTCGTCAGCGCCTGGACGGCGGCTCGGCTGTTCGGCGGTCCGGCCGGCTTCATCGCCGGGCTGATGATGGCCTCCTGCGTCGTTCTGGGCGTCGAGGCGCGGATGGCCAAGACCGACGCCGTCCTGCTCGCCACCGTGGTGATCGGGCAGGCGGTGTTGGCGCAGCTGTACCTCACCCGCCGCGATCAGGCTCCCGCCGGGCGGGCCGCCTGGACCGCGCCGCTGCTGTTCTGGATCGCCGCCGGCATCGGCGTTCTGGTCAAGGGGCCGATGGTCCTGCTGGTGTCCGGCAGCACGGCGCTGGTGCTGGCCCTGTGGGACCGCGAGGCCGGCTGGCTGAAACGGCTGAAGCCGCTGGCCGGGCTCGGCATCGTCGTCGCCATCGCCGCGCCCTGGCTGATCGCCATCGCCATCAAGAGCAAGGGCGCCTTCTTCGCCGAATCCGTCGGCCACGACATGCTGGGCAAGGTGTCCGGCGGGCAGGAGGGCAAGGGCCTGCCGCCGGGCTATTATCTCGGCACCTTCTGGGTCACCTTCGCCCCCTGGTCGCTGTTGGCCCTGCTGGCGGTTCCCTGGACCTGGGCACGCCGCCGGCTGGACGCCGTGCGCTTCTGCATCGCCTGGATCGTCCCAAGCTGGCTGGTGTTCGAGGCGGTGCCGACCAAGCTGCTGCATTACACGCTGCCCGTCTTCCCGGCCATCGCCGCCCTGGCCGCGGCGGCCCTACTCGACAATTTCGACCGCAGCCGCGAACGGCCGCGCCGCTGGCTGACGGCCGCCGCCGTGGCGCTCGGCGTCATCGGCTTCGGCGCGTTGACCCTGGCGGTCGCGGTGATTCCCTGGCTGGTCGGCCAGCGGATCGATCCGATCGCGGTGTCGCTGGTGCCGGCGGTGGGCGGACTCTTCGCGCTCGCCCCGCATCTGTTGCTTGGGGGCGAGCGGCGGATGGGGCTCGCCGCCGGGGTGGGGGCCGCTGCCCTGCTCTATGTCGGCACTTACGCCGCGGTGCTGCCGAACATCGACGGGGTCTGGGTCAGCCGGCAGGCCGCCCGTGCGGTGGCGCAGGTCCGGCCCTGCGCCGACAGTGTCGTCGCCTCCGCCGGCTATTCCGAGCCGAGCCTCGTCTTCCTGCTGGGCACGCCCACCAAGCTGGTCCATGGCACCGGTGCGGCAACGCATCTGCTGTCGGACCGCGCCTGCGGTCTGGCCCTGGTGGAGGACCGGGAGGCCGCCGCCTTCCTCGACAGCCTGGGCACGGCAACGCCGCTGCCGTTGGCGGAACTGGCCGGATTCAACTACAACACCGGCAAGCGCCTGCACCTCACGCTCTACCGCCTGCCTGCGTCATAA
- a CDS encoding lipid-A-disaccharide synthase N-terminal domain-containing protein encodes MLERAAAWFQEQSTTDLIWVGIGFFAQLMFTMRFVVQWIASEKARRSVVPELFWYFLLGGGVMLFAYAFYRFDPVFMLGQGMGLVIYARNVYFVWTHKKSVAAGDAVPSKS; translated from the coding sequence ATGCTTGAGCGCGCTGCGGCCTGGTTCCAAGAACAGAGCACGACCGACCTGATCTGGGTCGGCATCGGCTTCTTCGCCCAGCTGATGTTCACCATGCGCTTCGTCGTGCAGTGGATCGCCAGCGAAAAGGCGCGGCGCAGCGTGGTGCCGGAGCTGTTTTGGTATTTCTTGCTGGGCGGCGGCGTGATGCTGTTCGCCTATGCCTTCTACCGCTTCGACCCGGTCTTCATGCTGGGGCAGGGGATGGGGCTGGTGATCTACGCCCGCAACGTCTATTTCGTCTGGACCCACAAGAAGTCGGTGGCCGCCGGCGATGCGGTGCCGAGCAAATCGTGA